A genomic segment from Nodularia sphaerocarpa UHCC 0038 encodes:
- the gyrA gene encoding DNA gyrase subunit A — MAKQLNLLPTGQVITTALHTEMQRSYLEYAMSVIVGRALPDVRDGLKPVHRRILYAMHELGLTPDRPYRKCARVVGDVLGKYHPHGDQSVYDALVRLVQEFSCRYPLLSGHGNFGSVDNDPPAAMRYTETRLAAISHEGMLAEIGDETVEFIGNFDNSQQEPTVLPAQLPFLLLNGCSGIAVGMATNIPPHNLGELVDGLIALIDQPDLSDQKLWEIIPGPDFPTGGEIVGDSGIREAYTNGKGGIVLRGVANTEEIAPTRGSKRRTAIIITELPYQVNKAGWIEKVADLVNQGRLQGISDLRDESDREGMRVVIELKRDTNPQELLQHLYHQTALQSNFGAILLALVDGQPRQLSLRQMLQEFLKFREQTLNRRYSYELSKAESRLHIVSGLIKALSQLDQLIEILRTAADGTTAKMSLCSRLDLSEEQGDAILAMPLRRLTSLERRNLQQEFEQLSEQIDSLQRLLSDRHELLKTLKKDLRSLKRKYNNPRRTKLLTRSSEEFAKVKGVEKLPSTAAAIDPQNSPDAEPAEEVVLEFSHRGYVRRLQPSGKKSKLENGLPDHDFIIQTDLTATDQDLLIITSSGKVYPVNVGDIRPTTGRSPRGTPLITMLSTTAQGAQEALVGRLILPENLETRQMVLLTKEGRIKRLSLGEFTNLTRRGMTILKLKEDDELLFTQLTTPKDNLILASSGGRLLKFAADDQQLPVMGRTAMGLQALRLLTHQKMVGCVIGAGEDNLLLVTEEGYAKRLPVSHLKRADRGNLGTQALKFATKTDHLAGMVQAIASAEVALVTNKERVVRIPVETVPILGRDGKGESILDLNRDERIITVMEVRM, encoded by the coding sequence ATGGCAAAACAGTTAAACCTTCTCCCCACGGGACAGGTAATCACAACAGCCCTGCACACGGAGATGCAACGGTCTTACTTAGAATATGCCATGAGTGTGATTGTGGGGCGAGCCTTACCAGACGTGCGCGATGGCTTAAAACCAGTGCATCGGCGGATTTTATATGCCATGCACGAACTAGGTTTAACCCCCGATAGACCCTATCGTAAGTGCGCCCGTGTAGTCGGAGATGTGCTGGGTAAATACCATCCCCACGGCGACCAATCAGTTTATGATGCCTTAGTCAGGTTAGTACAAGAATTTTCCTGCCGCTATCCCCTATTGTCAGGACATGGTAACTTTGGTAGCGTCGATAATGACCCACCAGCAGCAATGCGTTACACAGAAACGCGTCTCGCCGCCATCAGCCATGAAGGAATGTTGGCAGAAATTGGCGATGAAACGGTGGAATTTATCGGCAACTTTGATAATTCCCAACAAGAACCCACCGTACTACCAGCTCAATTGCCTTTTTTATTGCTGAATGGCTGTTCGGGTATTGCTGTGGGTATGGCGACAAATATTCCCCCGCACAACTTGGGAGAATTAGTTGATGGCTTGATTGCTTTAATTGACCAACCAGATTTATCAGACCAAAAGTTATGGGAGATTATTCCCGGCCCCGACTTTCCCACTGGGGGAGAAATTGTTGGTGATTCAGGGATTCGGGAAGCATACACCAATGGTAAGGGTGGAATTGTGCTGCGCGGTGTCGCCAATACAGAGGAAATTGCCCCTACCAGGGGAAGTAAGCGGCGCACAGCAATTATTATCACAGAATTGCCTTATCAAGTGAATAAGGCTGGCTGGATTGAGAAAGTAGCAGATTTAGTCAATCAAGGTCGTTTGCAAGGAATTTCTGACCTGCGAGACGAAAGCGATCGCGAAGGAATGCGGGTAGTAATTGAACTCAAACGTGATACTAACCCCCAAGAACTTCTGCAACACTTGTATCACCAAACCGCCTTGCAAAGCAACTTTGGGGCGATTCTCTTAGCCTTGGTAGATGGACAACCCCGCCAGTTGAGTTTGCGGCAAATGTTACAGGAGTTTTTGAAATTCCGCGAGCAAACCCTCAACCGTCGCTACAGTTATGAGTTGAGTAAGGCAGAAAGTCGCCTACATATCGTGTCCGGGTTGATCAAAGCATTATCGCAACTGGATCAATTAATTGAAATTTTGCGAACAGCTGCTGATGGTACTACTGCCAAAATGAGCCTTTGTAGCCGTCTGGATTTGAGTGAAGAGCAAGGAGATGCTATTCTAGCGATGCCATTACGCCGCCTCACTAGTTTAGAACGGCGCAATTTGCAGCAAGAGTTTGAGCAACTGAGTGAGCAAATTGATTCATTGCAAAGATTACTCAGCGATCGCCACGAATTACTGAAGACACTGAAAAAAGATTTGCGATCGCTCAAGCGCAAATATAACAATCCCCGGCGAACGAAGCTTTTAACTAGGAGTAGTGAGGAGTTTGCGAAAGTTAAAGGAGTCGAAAAACTTCCCAGTACAGCCGCCGCAATCGATCCGCAAAATTCCCCAGATGCTGAACCAGCAGAAGAAGTAGTCTTAGAATTTAGCCACAGAGGATATGTGCGTCGCCTTCAGCCATCAGGGAAAAAATCGAAACTTGAAAACGGTCTACCAGATCATGACTTCATCATCCAAACCGATTTGACCGCAACAGATCAAGACCTGCTAATCATTACCAGTAGTGGCAAAGTTTACCCTGTGAATGTGGGAGATATTCGCCCTACAACCGGACGTTCTCCACGGGGAACACCACTGATTACAATGCTCAGTACTACGGCTCAAGGCGCTCAAGAAGCCTTGGTTGGTCGCCTCATACTACCAGAGAATTTAGAAACTAGGCAGATGGTTCTCCTGACCAAGGAGGGACGAATTAAGCGCCTGTCTTTGGGAGAATTTACGAATCTGACTCGTCGGGGAATGACGATTTTAAAACTCAAAGAAGATGATGAATTGTTATTTACCCAGTTAACCACTCCCAAGGACAATCTGATTTTAGCCAGTTCCGGCGGACGCTTGTTAAAGTTCGCCGCAGATGATCAACAATTACCTGTAATGGGTCGGACTGCGATGGGGTTACAAGCATTGCGCCTGCTGACACATCAAAAAATGGTGGGTTGTGTGATTGGGGCTGGAGAAGATAACTTGTTGCTGGTGACTGAAGAAGGATATGCTAAACGCCTACCTGTGAGTCATTTAAAACGAGCTGATCGGGGTAATTTAGGCACACAAGCGCTGAAATTTGCCACCAAAACGGATCATTTAGCTGGTATGGTTCAGGCGATCGCCTCTGCGGAAGTAGCACTAGTCACCAATAAAGAGCGTGTTGTGCGGATACCTGTAGAGACAGTACCAATCTTGGGTAGAGATGGTAAGGGTGAAAGCATTCTTGATCTGAACCGCGATGAAAGAATTATCACAGTGATGGAAGTGCGAATGTAA
- a CDS encoding chlorophyll a/b-binding protein — MTNATNVNAPVNEDRNAWRWGFTPQAEIWNGRLAMIGFLAAALVELFSGQGFLHFWGIL; from the coding sequence ATGACAAACGCAACAAACGTTAATGCTCCCGTAAATGAAGATCGCAACGCTTGGCGCTGGGGCTTTACACCCCAAGCCGAAATCTGGAACGGTCGCTTGGCAATGATTGGCTTTTTAGCAGCAGCGCTAGTTGAATTGTTTTCTGGTCAAGGTTTTCTGCATTTTTGGGGCATTCTGTAG
- the rpoD gene encoding RNA polymerase sigma factor RpoD, translating into MNQANNVLESIYQPDLEIINQPELELELLVEEEEEEEDLLINDDGEDEFLEPQSDEDDTKSGKAAKSRRRTQSKKKHYTEDSIRLYLQEIGRIRLLRADEEIELARKIADLLELERVRDRLQEQLEREPEYREWAEAVQIPLPAFRYRLHVGRRAKDKMVQSNLRLVVSIAKKYMNRGLSFQDLIQEGSLGLIRAAEKFDHEKGYKFSTYATWWIRQAITRAIADQSRTIRLPVHLYETISRIKKTTKLLSQEMGRKPTEEEIATRMEMTIEKLRFIAKSAQLPISLETPIGKEEDSRLGDFIESDGETPEDQVSKNLLREDLEKVLDSLSPRERDVLRLRYGLDDGRMKTLEEIGQIFNVTRERIRQIEAKALRKLRHPNRNSVLKEYIR; encoded by the coding sequence ATGAACCAGGCTAACAACGTACTCGAAAGCATTTATCAGCCTGACCTAGAAATAATAAATCAGCCTGAGCTCGAGTTAGAACTCTTAGTCGAAGAAGAAGAAGAAGAAGAGGACTTGCTGATTAACGATGATGGCGAAGATGAGTTTTTAGAGCCTCAGTCTGATGAGGACGACACAAAGTCTGGAAAAGCCGCTAAATCACGTCGTCGGACACAAAGCAAGAAGAAGCACTACACCGAAGACTCGATTCGCCTTTATCTACAAGAAATTGGTCGGATTCGCCTATTGCGGGCAGACGAAGAAATTGAATTGGCGCGGAAAATCGCTGATTTGTTGGAGTTAGAAAGGGTGCGGGATAGACTGCAAGAACAGTTAGAACGCGAACCTGAATATCGGGAATGGGCTGAAGCTGTACAAATCCCATTACCGGCATTTCGTTATCGCCTGCACGTCGGTCGCAGGGCAAAAGATAAAATGGTGCAATCGAACCTGCGTCTTGTGGTGTCAATTGCCAAGAAATACATGAATCGTGGTTTGTCTTTCCAAGACTTAATTCAGGAAGGTAGTCTCGGTTTGATTCGCGCCGCAGAAAAGTTTGACCACGAAAAAGGTTATAAGTTTTCTACTTATGCTACATGGTGGATTCGTCAAGCAATTACACGTGCGATAGCAGATCAATCTCGTACTATCCGCCTCCCGGTTCATCTCTACGAAACCATTTCCCGGATTAAGAAAACTACCAAGTTGCTATCCCAAGAAATGGGACGCAAACCCACTGAAGAAGAAATCGCTACTCGCATGGAAATGACCATCGAGAAGTTACGATTTATTGCTAAATCTGCCCAGTTACCCATTTCACTAGAAACGCCCATCGGTAAAGAAGAAGATTCTCGCTTGGGCGATTTTATTGAGTCTGATGGTGAAACTCCAGAAGATCAGGTTTCCAAAAATCTGCTGCGCGAAGACTTGGAAAAAGTCCTCGATAGCCTCAGTCCTCGTGAACGGGATGTACTCCGACTTCGCTATGGTTTGGATGACGGGCGCATGAAGACTCTGGAGGAAATTGGTCAGATTTTCAATGTCACCCGTGAACGAATTCGTCAAATTGAAGCGAAAGCACTCCGCAAGTTACGTCACCCGAATCGCAACAGTGTTCTTAAGGAATATATTCGGTAG
- a CDS encoding fasciclin domain-containing protein: protein MKFSQKLIGKVLFNIISVGSLIALSACAEPVTQAPPVTEAPPVTPPVADTQIETTADLNLAELTQAAAKEGQFQTLTRAVEAAGLQDQLATPGPYTVFAPTDAAFDALPAGTLDNLLKPENKDQLAKLIAYHVVPGQVTSSQLTSGEVKTVEGSPVKIDVDDATRGITVNDAKVTQADIPASNGIVHVIDQVILPPDFPRT, encoded by the coding sequence ATGAAATTCAGTCAAAAGCTCATAGGGAAAGTATTGTTCAATATAATCAGTGTAGGCAGTTTAATTGCTCTATCTGCCTGCGCCGAACCTGTTACACAAGCCCCACCCGTAACCGAAGCGCCTCCTGTTACTCCTCCAGTTGCAGATACTCAGATAGAAACAACTGCTGATCTCAATTTAGCAGAACTGACACAAGCCGCAGCCAAGGAAGGACAGTTTCAAACCCTCACACGAGCAGTGGAAGCCGCAGGCTTACAGGATCAATTAGCCACACCAGGGCCTTACACAGTATTTGCACCTACTGATGCCGCTTTTGACGCGTTACCCGCAGGTACTTTAGACAACCTCTTAAAACCAGAAAACAAAGACCAATTAGCAAAGCTCATTGCTTACCATGTTGTACCAGGACAAGTTACCTCTAGTCAACTGACATCTGGAGAAGTCAAGACAGTTGAAGGTAGCCCTGTCAAAATCGATGTTGATGATGCTACCAGAGGAATCACTGTTAACGATGCTAAAGTGACTCAAGCCGATATTCCCGCTAGCAACGGCATTGTTCACGTAATTGATCAGGTAATTCTACCACCAGATTTTCCCAGGACTTAG
- the gyrB gene encoding DNA topoisomerase (ATP-hydrolyzing) subunit B — translation MTSSYSADQIQVLEGLEAVRKRPGMYIGTTGPRGLHHLVYEVVDNSIDEALAGHCTHIEVDINADGSVTVTDDGRGIPIDTHSRTGKSALETVLTVLHAGGKFGGGGYKVSGGLHGVGLSVVNALSDVLEVTVWRDNKVHVQRYERGVPVTELIAKPDKEGKTGTSIKFNPDSQIFINSVEFDYITIAGRLRELAYLNAGVKIIFGDHRLELLKSDTPRIETYEYKGGIKEYIAYMNRDKQPLHEEIIYVHGERNNVQVEVSLQWCTDAYTDNVLGFANNIRTIDGGTHLEGLKAVLTRTLNAIARKRNKIKENESNLSGEHVREGLTAVISVKVPDPEFEGQTKTKLGNTEVRGIVDSLVGEVLSEYLEFHPGIADSILDKAIQAFKAAEAARHARELVRRKSVLESSPLPGKLADCSSRDPSESEIFIVEGDSAGGSAKQGRDRRTQAILPLRGKILNIEKTDDAKIYKNNEVQSLITALGLGVKGDEFDSTQLRYHRIVIMTDADVDGAHIRTLLLTFFYRYQRALIEQGFIYIACPPLFKVERGKNHEYCYSERELQQYLGTLPSNANYNIQRFKGLGEMMPQQLWDTTMNPESRKMKQVEIEDAAEADRIFTILMGDRVAPRREFIETYGSKLNFTDLDI, via the coding sequence ATGACGAGCAGTTACAGTGCCGATCAGATTCAAGTTCTGGAAGGTCTGGAAGCCGTCCGCAAACGGCCAGGGATGTACATCGGTACTACCGGACCGCGAGGACTCCACCATTTAGTTTATGAAGTGGTAGATAACTCAATTGATGAAGCTTTGGCGGGTCACTGTACCCACATAGAAGTGGATATCAATGCTGATGGTTCCGTGACTGTCACAGATGACGGTCGGGGTATTCCTATCGATACTCACTCACGAACTGGTAAATCGGCTTTAGAAACCGTGTTAACCGTACTCCACGCTGGTGGTAAGTTTGGTGGTGGTGGATACAAGGTTTCTGGGGGATTGCACGGTGTCGGTCTTTCCGTAGTTAACGCCTTGTCAGATGTGCTGGAAGTCACGGTTTGGCGAGATAACAAAGTTCATGTCCAGCGCTATGAACGAGGCGTACCAGTGACTGAACTAATAGCCAAGCCTGATAAAGAAGGGAAAACGGGAACTTCTATCAAGTTCAATCCTGATAGCCAAATTTTTATCAATAGCGTTGAGTTTGATTACATCACGATCGCAGGTCGGCTGCGGGAGTTGGCTTATCTGAATGCAGGTGTCAAAATTATCTTTGGCGACCACCGTTTAGAACTGCTAAAAAGCGATACCCCCAGAATCGAAACTTATGAATACAAGGGTGGTATTAAAGAATATATCGCTTACATGAACCGCGATAAGCAACCACTGCACGAAGAAATTATTTATGTGCATGGGGAACGCAATAACGTCCAAGTGGAAGTTTCTTTACAATGGTGTACTGACGCTTACACAGACAACGTGCTGGGTTTTGCTAATAATATTCGCACCATTGATGGTGGTACTCACCTCGAAGGTTTGAAGGCGGTTCTGACTCGGACTTTAAATGCGATCGCCCGCAAACGCAATAAAATTAAAGAAAATGAATCTAACCTCAGTGGTGAACACGTCCGGGAAGGTTTAACAGCAGTCATTTCCGTTAAAGTTCCAGACCCTGAATTTGAAGGACAAACCAAAACCAAACTCGGTAATACAGAAGTTCGCGGTATTGTTGATTCCTTAGTGGGAGAAGTTCTCAGTGAATACTTAGAATTTCATCCGGGAATCGCCGACTCGATTTTAGATAAAGCTATTCAAGCATTTAAAGCCGCAGAAGCAGCTCGTCATGCGCGGGAGTTAGTCCGACGTAAATCAGTCCTAGAATCTTCCCCATTACCTGGTAAATTAGCAGATTGCAGTTCTCGTGATCCGAGTGAGTCAGAAATCTTTATTGTGGAAGGTGACTCTGCGGGTGGAAGTGCGAAACAAGGACGCGATCGCCGCACCCAAGCCATCCTCCCCCTGCGTGGTAAAATTCTCAATATTGAGAAAACAGACGACGCAAAAATCTACAAAAATAATGAAGTCCAATCCTTAATTACAGCCCTTGGTTTAGGCGTAAAAGGAGACGAATTTGACTCCACCCAACTGCGTTATCACCGCATCGTGATTATGACAGATGCGGACGTAGATGGCGCGCATATTCGCACACTGTTGTTAACTTTCTTCTATCGATATCAGCGCGCACTGATTGAACAGGGTTTCATATATATTGCTTGTCCTCCACTATTTAAAGTAGAACGAGGAAAGAATCATGAATACTGCTATAGCGAACGTGAATTGCAACAGTATTTGGGAACACTTCCCAGCAACGCCAACTATAACATTCAACGCTTCAAAGGTTTAGGTGAAATGATGCCTCAACAACTCTGGGATACTACAATGAATCCAGAATCTCGGAAAATGAAGCAAGTAGAAATTGAAGATGCTGCCGAAGCTGATCGTATTTTTACCATTTTAATGGGCGATCGTGTTGCACCCAGACGCGAATTCATTGAAACCTATGGTTCTAAACTCAATTTCACAGATTTAGACATCTAA
- the miaA gene encoding tRNA (adenosine(37)-N6)-dimethylallyltransferase MiaA has product MTKLIVICGATATGKSGLALNLATQLSSVILSADSRQVYREFDIGTAKPTLAEQKLVPHYLIDICHPTDMMTLADYQEQAQSLITDLGVAPLLLVGGTGLYIRSIVQGMKIPRVAPNQELRSQLQSLGQTTLYGILQQVDAIASQKIHPHDNVRTLRALEVFYITGCPISQQQGENPPDYPILQIGLDCEVENLRLRIHRRTEQMIADGLVAEVEYLCQKYGADLPLLNTLGYQEIRQYLAGEISLESAKELTVLHTRQFAKRQRTWFKAYPQIEWFDADDPDLFEQVWRRVQEFF; this is encoded by the coding sequence ATGACTAAATTGATTGTAATTTGTGGTGCGACGGCGACTGGTAAATCAGGTTTGGCATTGAATTTGGCTACGCAGCTAAGTTCTGTAATTCTTAGTGCTGATTCTCGTCAGGTGTACCGAGAATTTGATATTGGTACGGCTAAACCAACTTTGGCAGAACAAAAATTAGTCCCACATTATTTAATAGATATCTGCCATCCCACAGATATGATGACGTTAGCAGACTATCAGGAACAAGCGCAAAGTTTAATTACGGATCTTGGGGTTGCGCCATTGTTGTTGGTTGGTGGTACGGGTTTATACATACGCTCTATTGTGCAAGGAATGAAGATTCCCAGGGTTGCACCAAATCAGGAATTGCGATCGCAACTGCAATCTTTAGGACAAACGACGCTATATGGTATATTACAACAAGTAGATGCGATCGCCTCCCAGAAAATTCATCCTCATGACAATGTGCGGACTTTACGAGCATTAGAAGTATTTTATATTACTGGTTGCCCAATTTCCCAGCAGCAAGGAGAAAACCCCCCAGATTATCCCATTTTGCAAATTGGTTTAGATTGCGAAGTCGAAAACTTAAGGCTACGCATTCACAGACGCACAGAACAAATGATCGCTGATGGTTTAGTGGCTGAGGTAGAATATCTTTGTCAAAAATACGGGGCTGATTTACCTTTATTGAATACTTTGGGATATCAAGAAATTAGGCAATATTTAGCAGGTGAAATTTCTTTGGAGTCAGCAAAGGAATTAACGGTTTTGCACACGCGCCAATTTGCTAAACGCCAGCGTACTTGGTTTAAAGCATATCCACAAATTGAGTGGTTTGATGCCGATGATCCGGATTTGTTTGAGCAGGTTTGGCGGCGAGTACAAGAGTTTTTTTAG
- a CDS encoding Uma2 family endonuclease: protein MVEQLLINADDFYVPDANQLVTEDDTPVDNFASAKQQRLLVGSLYSGLQNQTFLAEANVGVYYTDLQPPIVPDVFLSLDAQVPEKWWEKNNRCYMVWRFGKPPEVVMEIVSNKEGDELGKKLEIYEQMRASYYIVYDPNQQLGEQILRVYELRGRRYFETSETWLEQVGLGLTLWSGEFEGRQDNWLRWCYQDGTILPTGDERAEQESQRAEQAEERAQLLAERLRAMGIDPDTV from the coding sequence ATGGTTGAGCAACTTCTCATTAATGCAGATGATTTTTATGTGCCAGATGCCAACCAGCTAGTTACCGAAGATGATACACCTGTGGACAATTTTGCATCTGCCAAACAACAGCGCTTATTAGTCGGTTCTCTTTATAGTGGTTTACAAAATCAGACTTTTTTAGCTGAGGCTAATGTGGGTGTTTACTACACAGACCTTCAGCCACCCATTGTACCAGACGTTTTTCTGAGCTTAGATGCCCAAGTTCCAGAAAAGTGGTGGGAAAAAAACAATCGTTGTTATATGGTTTGGCGTTTTGGCAAACCTCCAGAAGTTGTGATGGAAATTGTTTCTAATAAAGAAGGTGATGAATTAGGCAAAAAGTTAGAAATTTATGAGCAAATGCGGGCGAGTTACTATATTGTATATGACCCAAATCAGCAATTAGGAGAACAAATTCTACGGGTGTATGAACTCAGAGGAAGGCGTTATTTTGAAACTTCAGAAACTTGGTTAGAACAAGTCGGTTTAGGTTTAACTCTCTGGTCTGGCGAATTTGAAGGTAGACAAGATAACTGGTTACGCTGGTGTTACCAGGATGGAACTATTCTACCGACTGGAGATGAACGGGCTGAACAAGAAAGCCAACGGGCTGAACAAGCCGAAGAACGCGCCCAATTACTAGCAGAAAGACTCAGGGCTATGGGCATAGATCCTGATACTGTGTAG
- the glcD gene encoding glycolate oxidase subunit GlcD, with protein MLIQEKKQYNWKPIIKAFEAVVGKNGVVQRREELITYECDGLTSYRQRPAVVVLPRTTEQIAELVKICNKYSVTFIARGSGTGLSGGALPSEDSVLIVTSLMRQILNVDLDNQRIVVQPGVINSWVTQTVSGAGFYYAPDPSSQIICSIGGNVAENSGGVHCLKYGVTTNHVLGLKIVTPEGEILDLGGQVPEMPGYDLTGVFVGSEGTLGIATEITLRILKSAESICVLLADFTSVEAAAETVSDIISAGIIPGGMEMMDNISINAVEDVVATNCYPRDATAILLVEIDGLDVEVQVNKQRVAEICKKNGARNVTSASDLETRLKLWKGRKAAFAAAGHLSPDYYVQDGVIPRTQLTYVLQEIEALSQKFGYKIANVFHAGDGNLHPLILFDNSVPGALEKVEEVGGEILKLCVKVGGSISGEHGIGADKKCYMPDMFSPADLESMQWVRHVFNPQGLANPDKIFPTPRTCGEAANSMSMKQFAGVEQF; from the coding sequence ATGCTTATCCAAGAGAAAAAGCAATACAACTGGAAACCTATTATTAAAGCATTTGAGGCTGTAGTTGGTAAAAATGGTGTAGTTCAACGTCGGGAAGAACTCATTACCTATGAATGCGATGGTTTAACCAGTTATCGTCAACGCCCTGCTGTGGTAGTTCTGCCCAGAACTACAGAACAAATTGCCGAACTGGTGAAGATATGCAATAAATACTCTGTAACCTTTATCGCCCGTGGTTCTGGGACTGGTTTATCTGGTGGCGCTTTACCTTCGGAAGATTCAGTTTTGATTGTCACTTCCTTAATGCGGCAAATTCTCAATGTTGATTTAGATAATCAGCGCATTGTGGTTCAACCAGGCGTAATTAATAGCTGGGTAACGCAAACTGTCAGTGGAGCGGGATTTTATTATGCACCAGACCCTTCTAGTCAGATTATCTGCTCAATTGGCGGTAATGTGGCGGAAAACTCTGGCGGGGTGCATTGTCTCAAGTATGGTGTGACTACTAACCACGTTTTGGGTTTAAAAATTGTTACGCCTGAAGGGGAAATTCTGGATTTAGGTGGACAAGTACCGGAAATGCCTGGTTATGATTTAACAGGTGTATTTGTGGGTTCTGAAGGTACTTTGGGTATCGCTACAGAAATTACTCTGCGAATCCTCAAAAGTGCTGAATCAATTTGTGTTTTATTAGCAGATTTTACCAGTGTGGAAGCGGCTGCGGAAACTGTTTCTGATATTATCAGCGCTGGAATTATTCCCGGTGGTATGGAAATGATGGACAACATTAGCATCAATGCTGTTGAGGATGTTGTGGCGACAAATTGTTATCCTCGCGATGCAACGGCGATTTTATTAGTAGAAATCGATGGTTTGGATGTGGAAGTTCAGGTAAATAAACAACGTGTGGCGGAAATTTGTAAAAAGAATGGGGCGCGTAATGTAACTTCTGCTAGTGATTTAGAAACTCGTTTAAAACTTTGGAAAGGTCGTAAGGCTGCTTTCGCTGCGGCTGGACATTTAAGCCCTGATTATTATGTTCAGGATGGGGTGATTCCTCGCACGCAATTAACTTATGTTTTACAGGAAATTGAGGCGTTAAGTCAAAAGTTTGGTTATAAAATTGCTAATGTGTTTCACGCTGGTGATGGTAATCTTCACCCTTTAATTCTCTTCGATAATTCTGTACCAGGCGCGCTGGAGAAAGTTGAGGAAGTTGGCGGGGAAATTCTCAAGCTTTGTGTTAAGGTGGGTGGTAGTATTTCTGGTGAACATGGCATTGGTGCTGATAAAAAATGCTATATGCCTGATATGTTTAGTCCTGCTGATTTGGAAAGTATGCAATGGGTAAGGCACGTTTTTAATCCCCAGGGTTTGGCAAATCCTGATAAGATTTTCCCCACTCCTCGCACTTGTGGTGAAGCTGCAAATTCTATGAGCATGAAGCAGTTTGCGGGGGTGGAACAGTTTTAA
- a CDS encoding glycoside hydrolase family 10 protein, whose translation MNRLNKLAFSYLLCLGLMVYLTVFSFPSRPLFYQPKNLPTTTEIRGVWLTNVASGVLFLPWGINRAINQLSALKFNTIYPVVWNRGNTFYKSNTAKIVTGSGADPIVNLIHGGQDVLAKIIKVAQPQGLTVIPWFEYGFMTPPNSQLARRYPDWLTMGEEGIKSTNEIPLEEVNDNSAHQQAWLNPLHPEVREFILALIVEVVSGYDVDGIQFDDHFGMPVKFGYDAFTVDLYRQEHDGNSPPSDPFNPKWMRWRANKITDFMAEIYQSVKAIKPNAIVSLSPNSQGFAYKYYLQDWESWVRKGLVDELILQVYRNNQSSFITELEQPAVKFARSRIPVGIGILTGTSKTPVNIAQIREQVETVRDRTFGGVSFFYWESLWGSITPESPQLRRNVFEKLFAGRAIRP comes from the coding sequence ATGAATCGGTTGAATAAACTTGCCTTTAGTTACTTGCTGTGCTTGGGTTTAATGGTATACTTAACAGTATTTTCTTTTCCTTCTCGTCCACTTTTTTATCAGCCAAAAAATTTACCCACTACAACGGAAATTCGAGGCGTTTGGCTGACTAATGTTGCTAGTGGTGTCCTCTTTTTACCTTGGGGAATTAATCGCGCTATTAACCAATTATCGGCACTTAAGTTTAATACTATTTATCCTGTAGTTTGGAATAGAGGCAATACTTTTTATAAGAGTAATACAGCTAAAATTGTTACAGGTTCAGGTGCTGATCCTATAGTTAATTTAATCCACGGTGGACAGGATGTTTTAGCAAAGATTATAAAAGTTGCTCAACCTCAAGGTTTAACTGTTATTCCCTGGTTTGAATACGGTTTTATGACTCCTCCTAATTCCCAATTGGCGCGGCGTTATCCAGACTGGTTAACAATGGGAGAAGAAGGAATAAAATCTACAAATGAAATTCCTTTGGAAGAAGTCAATGATAATTCGGCGCATCAGCAAGCTTGGCTAAATCCTCTGCATCCAGAGGTGCGGGAGTTTATCTTGGCGCTCATTGTGGAGGTGGTTAGTGGTTACGATGTGGATGGTATTCAGTTCGATGATCACTTTGGAATGCCTGTAAAATTTGGTTATGATGCTTTCACTGTTGATCTCTATCGCCAAGAACATGACGGTAATAGTCCTCCCAGTGATCCTTTTAATCCCAAATGGATGCGTTGGCGTGCTAACAAAATTACTGATTTTATGGCGGAAATTTATCAAAGTGTGAAAGCAATTAAACCTAATGCTATTGTTTCGCTTTCTCCTAATTCACAAGGTTTTGCCTATAAATACTATCTGCAAGACTGGGAAAGTTGGGTGAGAAAGGGTTTGGTTGATGAGTTGATTTTGCAGGTATATCGCAATAATCAAAGCAGTTTTATTACTGAATTAGAACAACCAGCTGTTAAGTTTGCTCGTTCTCGCATTCCTGTGGGGATTGGAATATTAACGGGAACTTCTAAGACTCCTGTGAATATTGCTCAAATTAGAGAACAAGTTGAAACGGTGCGCGATCGCACTTTTGGGGGTGTTTCTTTTTTTTATTGGGAAAGTTTATGGGGTTCGATTACTCCAGAATCACCGCAGCTACGGCGAAATGTGTTTGAGAAATTGTTTGCAGGTAGGGCGATTAGACCATAG